Proteins from a genomic interval of Bacteroidota bacterium:
- a CDS encoding efflux RND transporter periplasmic adaptor subunit, protein MPFYLRLLIASAGACVVLLLWSGCGEAIADTPPVSPAIPVEIAAVEQAEGALPIRTSGRLAPKSERVLSFKVGGLVARINADEGDLVRAGQVLARIDPREIDAQVLQAESALDKAQRDLARAERLLADSVATLEQVQDARTGVEVAQAGYDIAAFNQRFATITAPASGRVLRRMAEPNELVQPGQPILALGTTGDGWVVRAGLADRDVVRLTVGDVAKVRFGAYPGEVFQGRVTEIASAADLATGTFEVEVAVPDPGGRLKAGFVADVEIQPSTGSGYAVIPIDALVAGDGTTGAVFTVDAAEMDSTGSHTVARRTVEITALSSDRLAVRAGLDGAAHVVTTGAAYLADGDRVRVADAP, encoded by the coding sequence ATGCCGTTCTACCTTCGTCTCCTCATTGCTAGTGCTGGTGCGTGCGTCGTGCTGCTCCTCTGGAGCGGGTGCGGCGAGGCTATTGCTGATACGCCGCCGGTATCGCCCGCCATCCCTGTCGAAATCGCTGCGGTGGAGCAGGCGGAGGGGGCCTTGCCAATTCGCACGAGCGGGCGGCTCGCGCCTAAGTCCGAGCGCGTGCTCTCGTTCAAAGTTGGCGGCCTTGTCGCCCGCATCAATGCCGATGAGGGCGACCTCGTACGGGCGGGACAGGTGCTCGCCCGCATCGATCCCCGCGAGATCGACGCGCAGGTGCTCCAGGCCGAAAGCGCGCTCGACAAGGCGCAGCGCGACCTCGCCCGCGCGGAGCGGCTGCTCGCGGACTCGGTCGCCACGCTCGAACAGGTACAGGACGCACGCACGGGCGTGGAAGTGGCGCAAGCAGGCTACGACATCGCGGCGTTCAACCAGCGCTTCGCGACCATTACGGCCCCGGCATCGGGGCGCGTGCTGCGGCGGATGGCAGAGCCGAACGAGCTCGTCCAGCCCGGTCAGCCGATCCTCGCCCTCGGGACGACCGGCGACGGCTGGGTCGTCCGCGCCGGGCTGGCCGACCGCGACGTGGTGCGCCTCACCGTGGGCGACGTCGCCAAGGTCCGCTTCGGAGCCTACCCAGGCGAAGTGTTCCAGGGCCGCGTCACGGAGATCGCCAGCGCTGCCGACCTGGCGACGGGCACATTCGAGGTCGAGGTCGCCGTGCCCGACCCCGGCGGGCGGCTGAAGGCGGGCTTCGTCGCGGACGTCGAGATCCAACCCAGCACGGGGAGCGGCTATGCCGTCATCCCCATCGACGCGCTCGTGGCGGGCGACGGGACGACGGGCGCGGTCTTCACCGTCGATGCTGCCGAGATGGATAGCACCGGCTCGCATACCGTAGCCCGCCGCACGGTCGAGATCACCGCGCTCTCCAGCGACCGCCTCGCCGTGCGGGCTGGACTGGACGGGGCTGCGCACGTCGTCACGACCGGCGCGGCCTACCTCGCCGACGGCGACCGTGTGCGCGTGGCCGACGCGCCGTAG